The proteins below are encoded in one region of Styela clava chromosome 4, kaStyClav1.hap1.2, whole genome shotgun sequence:
- the LOC144422273 gene encoding uncharacterized protein LOC144422273, protein MKVIVAGLPKTGTKSMTMALRKLGYTVYDYMENLYYLEGEWELIFKGMVSKELFHKMYDKLDAVVDIPACHFWEDIHKAFPDCKVILTVRDSEELWLKSLLYHMQRLDGLILVRIMQFLEILTNRQTAILFNLSWKYTLGIERTVWRRRSFLDEDLLLMKYRNHNSRVIQNVSTNKLLVFNCKDGWDPLCKFLKKQVPDEPFPHVNIHSDIMDTAPRLPLARQYQKEVACSALLLFLKYSILIYIVYCIISFFTSFI, encoded by the exons atgaagGTCATCGTAGCGGGTCTACCTAAAACGGGTACCAAATCTATGACCATGGCTTTGAGAAAGTTGGGCTATACCGTGTACGATTACATGGAAAACTTGTATTACTTGGAAGGAGAATGGGAACTAATTTTTAAAGGTATGGTGTCAAAAGAACTATTTCACAAGATGTATGACAAACTAGACGCCGTCGTCGATATACCAGCATGTCATTTTTGGGAAGACATTCACAAAGCTTTTCCAGATTGTAAG GTTATCCTCACGGTGAGAGATTCTGAAGAACTTTGGCTAAAAAGTTTGCTTTATCACATGCAAAGATTGGATGGACTTATTCTGGTCAGAATCATGCAATTTCTGGAAATTTTAACGAACCGGCAAACAGCAATTTTATTTAACTTATCAT GGAAATATACTTTGGGAATTGAAAGAACTGTGTGGCGGAGGCGAAGCTTTCTGGACGAAGATTTGTTGCTGATGAAATACAGAAATCACAACTCTCGAGTTATACAA AATGTATCTACGAATAAATTGTTGGTTTTCAACTGCAAAGATGGTTGGGATCCTTTGTGCAAGTTTCTCAAAAAACAAGTTCCTGACGAACCTTTTCCACACGTCAATATACATTCAGATATAATGGACACTGCACCAAGACTGCCACTCGCTAGACAATATCAAAAAGAGGTGGCCTGTTCTGCACTCCTACTTTTCTTGAAATACtctatattaatttatatagtTTATTGCATAATCTCATTTTTTACGTCTTTTATATGA